The following nucleotide sequence is from Salmo salar chromosome ssa08, Ssal_v3.1, whole genome shotgun sequence.
gctgtaACCAGTGTCACATGTGCTTCGCCCAGGCTGGAGACCTGAaaaggcaccagagggtccacacaggggagaaaccctacagctgcccccagtgtgagaagaggttctcccgcCTGGACAAActgaagatgcacctgaaagTCCACACGGGAGAGAGGCCATTTGCCTGTACACACTGCAGGAAGAGGTTCTCTgagaggagctacctcaggatacaccagcagaaaaaacATTCCACTCTATAACATAGAAAGTAACTATTCCAATCCATAGCTTCTGAGGTTTAGATCAAATCCTGCTTTAAAGAGAAATAATCATTAGTATTGTCAGcagaaaagatccacagatgcatTTGGAATACCGAGAGTAACATATTTCAGTGTTGAATATTCCTGGGTAGAATATTGCATCCAGACATTGTGTGATATATAAGCCTAAAAAGTCTGATACATATTGTGTTTGTACTGTGTAGGATATATGTTCTAAAAATGCCTATTTGATTACTTCCATTAAACTACTTAATTTTTTTAAGTTCATGCATATTTTTAGTTGAGACGTGTATGTGTGGTTTTCATATGGTGTATTTAACACTTGTTTATGTttaataaacacaaaatgggACTTCACTCTGACTTTCATTGAGACTCTCTTTAGTATACATCACATCTGATCTCGTCCTATTCTACATACACACAAGAGCACtttataacattttacatttacgtcatttagcagacgccaaTATACACTTACTAAATATAcctacacatacccacacactaacaaacacctactgtacacatcaAATAGTTTAGTCTGGTTTGTCTGATGATAACCTTTGACTATTTTTACCCACATATTTATGTCCACCATGATGCATTTAACAACAGTGAAGTCattctataactacagtataggacTCAAATGTAGTAGAGATGGGGAAACACATTTTAAAAGtgtgtttattatctgtgtgtacgtacctgagggagtgtatgtctgtgtaatctgtatcacctctcttccaggaggaggagggtccagaggtgctgctggtaaaggaggaggggtgtgaggagggtctggggaaccCTGAGGGGAACATGGTCATGGAAgacaaccagactacacctcctcctgaacccacagaggaacaagctgagcagcacaggaccaAACACAGTCCCACTGAGGTGAGCCTACTGTGAACTACTGTCTGAATGGTATTAGGTcagggcccatatccacaaagcctctgagtaggagtgctgatctaggctctgatcagttttgccttttagatcataatgaataagactaTATGCAGGTGgggacctgatcttagatcagcactcatactcTGAGACTCTGTGTGGATACAAGCCTAGGTCTTGATTCATTTTGTCTTAAAGGGCACCACAAGAGGGCAATGCTGCCCCTATTTCGATGTAATTCCTGTCCTAGAGTGGAAATGCTTGTTTAGGTTCCACCTCTGAAGAATGATGCAGTGGTGATTTCCAGACTGAGTGGAGAAACAACAACAAATAGgccactgacagctgtcagtgtagctagctaacatgctaaccttatctagctagctaatgttatcttAACTACACTGTATTCAAAGGATTAGCCAGCTGGCTAGGCTATGGCTGGTTCTGGGGACGGATTTGTAATAAGCATTTAGGGAAAACATAAAATGGATAGGGGAAATCAGTCTTTGACATCGCCATCTGTTGTTATCTCCAAAGTTTTGACATCTTCCAAAAATTGTGGCCGTGAGTTTGCCCTAGAAATCATTTGAAAGAATAAGCTTAAGCTCCGGTTAATATGGATAACTGTAGAACAGTTCAAGATGCGTTTTTCTACACCGTAATGGACACGGTGCAACCTTTGTTAGGCTGCGAGCAGGCTATTCGGCTGCGGTACAGCAAAGTCAAATCCAATGATCATGGTTCTCACAGGGGAAGTGAAATTATAGGCTACAATGACTTTGCTCATGATGCACGCCCAAATGACAAGCAACAACACCCTGAGCGTATCGGACATGAAACACCAATACAAATGTAACAACAAGCACAACAAAATACATAAACAAGTTCCTTGAATTTTTGTGGGTGCCTTTTCATTATAGGATAGACACTTGTGTTTTTTTAGCTGCACCAATCAAAGCATTGGAGCGTGTAGTGAAGCACAACTTTAGTGGTCAAAACCATTTATCTCGGGGGAGGGGGGTTGCAAAATGCAATCATATCACGCAATTATAACATTTCTAAAATGGCCATATGGTTATTTTTTTAATACAAAATAGATACATGTGTTATAATTTATCAATGGATTATGATCATTTTGGGTTAAAATGTTTGGCTCAGCTCAGTCGCGACTCACGGATTGGTAGAGCTTTGCAGGTGTTTCTAATTAATAAACAATGCCATGCTGGTCGGTGGTAACGTTGAAATAAAACCCAGGCCTGAAAAGAAACATATCCTGAAAATAATTTGCATTTCATCTCATAGGAAAGACACAGAATTGTCACGGATTTCCAAGAATGCCCAACTTCAGATTTTCTATTTCAAGCCCAAATATGGCATACTTTGACAAAAATGAGGACCTATTGACGTAAAtcgttgtacaacatcatggtaAGCTCTGGCCATCATATTTCAGCAAAGAAAAGTGAATTTTGCTTTTGTGGATCTGTAAGTGTGGGACCATGTCATTGAATGATCAAACCATTAGAGTTTCAAGTAATCAAATCAATGTACACGTTTGCATAGTATAAAATCTACTAACATGTTTGCATAGTACTCATATAAATCCCTCATTGCCCAATCAGAAGATGCTCCATAGCAGGGTGCTCATATCAGATTTCTtgatccaacatcctctcactctgtatctcttacagtcagtagacatggaggatgggaagcctgatctgctgctggtcaaagaggagacaatagaagatgaaccagagagcattgatctgctgagtggactaaagatgggggagcaaggtaagGGAGAAATACATATATCCTACATACAGTAATATCTTCATTCATAAAATGAAATCAATACAACTTATGTCTACATAAAAAACACACATTATAATGGATGAACTTCACCAGGTACTTGACTAAAAAATCTCCACATGTAGAATGTTCTCTGCCATGTTTGTAAAGTCTATTTTCGAACCTCTTCCTGCAGGTGGTTGGCTGGAGGCTAACAGAGGAGACTGGGAGGCCATCTTGGATTCCCAGACCGGTGAAGCCAAGGGCCTGGGGCCGACATCACTGAGAAGGCCAGGACCAGAGGTGACAtagtggaggtcagtggatgggacagcatcctcaactctgggctggggaacaacactgttaaccacaaccagaaACACAGTTGACTACAAAACAACAACCAAACTtagtctccatgacaacagactggctgagaccaGAGTGAGGCGTAGATTTGGTCGATGGAGAGGTGTCATGTGGCGAGAGAGGACAGACATAGACTTGGCTAGCGATGCTCCAtcctgctcctatagttgtgattcagagagactgatggagcctcaggttaaccccctaacaggtgctgccttcagcctgccttccataggatctatcaactggaacatgAACCCTGAGAcaacacagacactccctggccttcatcctcctcacactctcctaatgttaaaccagacctcagaCAATGCCAGTGCCTCAACACTAAATACCTACACAAGCCCATTGACAAATGACAATAGTAGTAACGCTATCAGTAGATCCGGTGGCAAAGAGAAGCGCTTCCTGTGTTCGTTCTATGAGAAAGCCTTCAGTTTCACCAAACAgctggagatccaccagaggatgCACACGGGGGAGAAAGAATTTGGCAGCCGCCTGTGTGAGAACAGGCTCTCCAACCAGTAGTACTGCGCAATTAACAGAAATGTAGATCCTTTTTCAGTTTTTAAACAATTAATTGACTGATgttggttcaattatttgaattccattcgTTTTTTTTCTGTGAGCGCAATGCAGCAGTTTCTCTAGAGAAGTCAGATCAAGCCCAAATTGTGCAatatagtagggagttgtagtttcc
It contains:
- the LOC123723913 gene encoding uncharacterized protein; translation: MANCMIFHTQIASIMEVLANAAVADICKLVDDDYAVFRLEITQSQKENRALRRKLEMKVTRERAERTMRERVPASPSRVKILDRYRGMARGEGHLTGGHRSFVKPAGHNTWRDDQPITVDEGSGASTQHVIVIESEDAEAAGPGVKLEGSEGEEDPWHSRVIQTGAASGAPPVATEDPTSPAQPRIRHCITEEEEGPEVLLVKEEGCEEGLGNPEGNMVMEDNQTTPPPEPTEEQAEQHRTKHSPTESVDMEDGKPDLLLVKEETIEEMFSAMFVKSIFEPLPAGGWLEANRGDWEAILDSQTGEAKGLGPTSLRRPGPETSDNASASTLNTYTSPLTNDNSSNAISRSGGKEKRFLCSFYEKAFSFTKQLEIHQRMHTGEKEFGSRLCENRLSNQ